DNA from Corynebacterium stationis:
AGTGGGGCCGAGGTGGTTGCCTTCCGCAGTGTGGTTATAGACGACATCTAGGATGATCTCGATTCCGGCAGCGTGGTACGCGCGCACCATCGCCTTGAATTCCGCGACAGCACCACCAGGAGTTGGATCGGCTGCATAATCTTGCTGGGGAGCAAAGAACCCCAAAGTGTTATAGCCCCAGTAATTGCGCAGGCCTAATTGGCGCAGACGGTCATCCTGCAAAAACTGATGAACTGGTAGCAGCTCTACAGCTGTTACCCCTAAGTCTTGGAAATACTTAATGATCGAGGGATGTGCCATGCCAACGTAGGTTCCGCGCAGATGCTCCGGCACATCTGGATGCGTCATGGTCATACCCTTGACGTGGGTTTCATAAATGACGGAGTTAGTTTCCGGAGTGTTCGGGGGGCGGTCGCCCTTCCAGTCAAAGTAAGGATTGATGACCACGGACAACATCGTGTGTCCCAAAGAATCTTCTTCGTTGCGCCCAGTGCCCGCTGGCTCAGCATGTACGTCATAAGAAAAGAGCGAGGCATCGCCGTCGAAGTCGCCTTCGAAGGCTCGGGCATAAGGGTCAACCAAAAGCTTGCTGGGATCGCAACGCAGGCCCTGCTCAGGATCGTACGGGCCATGGATGCGGTAGCCATAGCGCTGGCCTGGCCCCACGGTCGGAAGGTAGCAGTGGAAGACGTGAGCGGTTTCTTCTTCCATCTCAATGCGGACTTCGCTGAGGTCCTCTTCAATCAGGCAGAGCTCTACTTTTTCGGCGATATCCGAAAAGATTGCAAAGTTAGTACCCGCGCCATCAAACGAGGAACCCAACGGGTAAGGAGTTCCTGGCCATGGTTGTGTTATTGAACTACTCGATGCCATCATGAGTGAAAAGCTTAACGCACTCGCATGCTTTTGGCGTCTTATACAGCATCTTTAAATAACTAAGGGGTAACTTGCCGAACCCCGGCGATGATGATTTCTGCGCCTTGCAGCAGCGAAGAGTCCGCGAAGGTGGACTCATCAGCGTCATCGGCGGTGCTGGTTTTGGTCAGCTCTTCGAGCTGGGCGCGGTTTTGATCCATCACGGTAGTGCCCAGTACAAGATGGACCAAAGTTTCAGCGGCGATACGTCGCGCTGAGTCATCAGCGCCAGTTTCGCGCAAGGCGTCGGCGAATTTTTCAGTAAGCTGCGTCCACGTAGGCGAGTCGGCTTGAGAAAGGGCAGCGGTGACTAACTCCGCGCCATCGCGGTGAGCGAGAAGGATTTTCCGCAAATTTGCGACCAGCTCCAAAGTAGAAGCACCATCGAGATGAGTGATAAAACTCGCAGCAATTTCTGCGATCAGCGCTTGCTTATTGGCAACATGCCAATACAGCGCGCCGGGGACCACGCCTAAGGTGGTGGCGATTCTGCGCATGGTCATATCCGCAAAACCGTAAGTATTAAGCAGTTTTACGGCTGTGGTGATGATATCTTCGCGGGTCAATTGCACATTGAGGAAGTCTACCTGAGCATTGTCTAAACGTAGACCGAGGCTAGTGAGGTCTACGCTTGGCGAGGTCTATGTTCACAGCAAGCTTTGAGGATTCCTTAAAGGGCTGGGGAAGTTTGCATTGTTAGGATATAACGCACACGATGTCTGTTGCGATGTATAGATAGGAAGTTTGGCGTCTAAGACTTGAGCCTCTAGTGATGCTCTTGTGATGACCGAATCAGCCTTTGACAGCAAGCACACACTAATACAGGAGAAAACTTGTCTTTTCCACGCCCGATGAAATTGTCCGCCGCCGCACTCGCGCTGGTTACGCCATTTGCTCTCGTTGCATGTGGCTCTGATGAAAGCGAGGAAACGGCTGCGCCATCTACTTCTGCGGTTACTTCCACGGTAGAGGCCACCTCTTCAAAGGAGACCTCTTCTGTAGAGACCACGACGTCGAAGGCCAAGGAAACTTCTGAAGAGGCAGAGCCTACGACTCAAACCCCGGCAGAAACCCAGGAACCTGAAAGCGGGCAGGGAACCGATCCTGCAGCTGCAGCCGGTGCCGCTGATGCTGCGGCTGGTAACCCATTAGCCGCTGAGGAATTGCAGCCGGTTCAAGGTGGCCAACCAGCGGATGAGGCCACCCGCGGAGCCATCTCCAAGCTGGTCAACGGCTGGTATGAGGTAGGCGACATGCGCTCTTACATGCGCTACATCCCAGAGCACACCTGTACTCAGGTGCTTGAGCAAAACCCAGACCTCCACAACGTCGACTACAGCGTCTTCCCACAGATCCCAATGAACCAGGTCAGCGATAACTGGAACGCAGCGGGCGTGCAGTCCATCGACGATCTTGCAGTCAGTGGCGACACTGCTTCTGCGACTGTTACCGTCAACACCGGTGAAGGCGTCGATACCTCAGTCATGCGCTTTAAGAATGAGAGCGGCAACTGGCTGTTCTGTAACTAAGCCGTTTAATTAGTTATTCTTTATTCTCGTGGCACGTATAACTTTTCCCCGCACCGTCGGCTTTGGTGCGGGGCTTTTGGCATTAGTCCTCATCGTCTTTTCCGTCTTCGGACTCTTGTGGGGCCTGTGGCGCCCGGAGATGACAGCAACAGCAGTGGAAGGCGGCGGTTTTGCCATAGATACAACTTCTAATGCGCAATTCCAAGGCTTTGGTGCCTTCGTGCTGGCTACGGCGCTGCTCGCTGGGGCAGTAGCTTTCGGGGTATTTAAATACGCGAAATCCCGCCGCGGTTTAGCAACCATGCTGTATCTGGCTCTGCTGACAGTGCTGGGCTCGCTGGCCTTTTGGTTGGTTGGAGGATTTATTGCACCGACGATGCCAGATGTGACAGCAGAAGTAGGAAGCCAAGTCAGCTGGGTCCCCAGCTTCAATCCAGGGTTAGGGCTGGCAGCTGCGCCCTTTGTGTGCCTGCTGGTCTACTGGTCCGGGTTGTACCTTACGATTGAAAGCTCTAGCGCAGGTGAAGAAGCAACTGCAGCTGTGCCGACAGAGGTCGGGCAGCCCCTGTATTAGATCACTGTATTAAAACGCGATTCAGGGGTGTCCATTCTGTGGGAAGGGATGCCCATTTTCAGCCGGGTCAATAGCGGTCGTATGATAGGTTAAAGCACCTAAACATACTCGTTGGAAAGGCCTGCTCAATGCTGCGCGTCATCGATCTCCGGGGTCGGAAATTAACTACCTCCCAATTGCGCCGAATTATTCCTCGCGGTGGTGTTTCGGTCGCCTCCGTCGTGGAAAAAGTCGCCCCCATAGTCGATGACATCCAACATCGTGGCGCAGCTGCGGCACTGAAATACTGCGAGCAGTTCGACGGTATTCGCCCTGAGGCTATCCGCGTGCCGCAACAGGCCCTAGATGATGCGGTCAAACAGCTTGATCCAAAGATTAAAGAGGCCATCGAGGTCTCCATTGAGCGTGTGCGCAAGGTTCACGCTGAGCAAAAGCCAGCATCGCACACTACTTCTTTGGGCCCTGATGCGTCTGTCACGGAGGTCTTTCGCCCAGTAGAGCGCGTTGGCCTCTACGTTCCCGGTGGCAAGGCTGTGTACCCATCCTCAGTCATTATGAACACAGTGCCGGCACAAGAAGCCGGTGCTTCGACCCTGATCGTTGCCTCTCCGCCGCAGAAGGAATTCGGCGGTCTGCCACACCCAACGGTCCTGGCTACCTGCGCTATCTTGGGCGTGGATGAGGTCTGGGCTGTTGGCGGTGCGCAAGGTATTGCGCTGTTGGCTTATGGCGATGATGAGGCAGAGCTTGAACCTGTCGATATGGTCACCGGCCCAGGCAATATCTTTGTTACCGCCGCCAAGCGCCTGGTGCGTGGACTGGTCGGCACAGACTCTGAGGCAGGACCTACAGAAATTGCTGTGTTAGCCGATGCGTCTGCGAACCCGGTCTATGTTGCCTATGACTTAATCTCGCAGGCTGAGCACGATCCGATGGCAGCGAGCGTGCTCATTACCGACTCGGAAACCCTCGCCGACGCTGTCGCCAAGGAAATCGAGCAGCGTTATACCGCAACGGCGAACGCTGAGCGTGCAGCAGAGGCGTTGCGCGGGGAGCAGTCGGGCATTGTGCTTGTCGATGACATCGAGCAGGGCATTGAAGTAGCCGATGCTTATGCGGCTGAGCACTTGGAAGTACAGACAGAAAATGCCCGCGCGGTGGCAGAGCGCATCAAGCACGCGGGCGCTATTTTCGTCGGTGATTATTCACCTGTGCCGCTGGGCGATTACTCCGCAGGTTCGAACCACGTGCTGCCAACGTCGGGAACTGCGCGCTTTAGTGCGGGGCTGTCCACTCAGACTTTCTTGCGTCCGGTCAACATTGTTGAATACGGCCGCGAGGGTCTAGCAGAAGTAGCTGACGCTGTCGTCAACTTCTCTAATGCTGAAAATCTACCAGCGCACGGGGAAGCTATCCGTGCTCGCTTAGAAGATAACTAAAGGATAGGGACTTTCATGACTGATAATTCTTCTACCAACGTGAGCGTTGATGACTTGCCTTTGCGCGATGAACTGCGCGGTAAGTCTGCCTACGGCGCACCGCAGCTGCACGTGGCCTATCAACTGAATACCAATGAAAATCCGTACTCGCCGTCTGAGGAACTCATTGCGGATTTGATTGCAGAAGTGCGCAAGATCGCCCGCGATCTCAACCGCTACCCAGAACGTGACGCAGTGGAGCTGCGGGAATCACTGGCCAATTACATCACCGGGCAAACTGGGGTAGCAGTCACCAAGGAACAAGTCTGGGCGGCCAATGGCTCCAATGAAATTTTGCAGCAGCTACTGCAAGCTTTCGCGGGCCCGGGACGCAAGGCACTAGGCTTTACTCCGTCTTATTCCATGCACCCGATCTTAAGTGGGGGAACGCAGACGGAATTTATCGAATGCCCACGCGCTGAAGATTTCACGATTGATATCACCGAGGCGCTGGAAAGCATCGATAAGCATGCACCCGACGTGGTGTTTATTACCACGCCAAATAATCCTACGGGCGATGTCACCAGTCTCGCTGATATCGAAACCCTGATTCAGGCTGCCCCGGGCATTGTGATTGTCGATGAAGCTTATGCTGAATTTAGCCCCAGCCCATCCGCTGTGACCTTGCTGGAGAAATATCCCACCAAGCTGGTGGTCTCGCGCACCATGTCGAAGGCTTTCGACTTTGCTGGTGGCCGCGTCGGCTATTTCATTGCTGCTCCGGCGTTTATTGAAGCCGTGATGCTGGTTCGCTTGCCGTACCACCTCTCCAGCCTGACGCAGGCGGCGGCGGTGGTCGCGCTGCGTCACAGTGAAGACACGTTATCGACCGTGGCGAAGCTGTCTTCCGAACGCATCCGCGTGGTTGAAAGCTTGAATAAGCTGGGATACAAAGTCATCCCGAGTGAATCGAATTTCGTCTTCTTTGGCGAATTTGAAGATCAGCACGAAGCGTGGAAGAAATTCCTGGAACGCGACGTGCTGATTCGGGATGTCGGCATTACTGGCTTTTTGCGCACCACCATTGGTTTACCGGAAGAAAATGATGCCTTCTTGGAGGCAGCAGCTGCGATTGTTAAGGAGATCTAAAATGACACAAAGAATTGGCGCAGCTGAGCGCAAGACCTCGGAATCTGATATCCGCGTGGAAATCAACCTCGATGGCACCGGAAAATCAGACATTTCCACGGGCTTGCCGTTTTTCGATCACATGCTCACGGCTTTCGCTACCCACGGCAGCTTTGACCTGACGGTCAAGGCGCACGGCGATATTGAAATCGATGCGCACCACACCGTGGAAGACACCGCGATTGTTTTAGGTCGCGCTTTTGCTGATGCCATTGGCGATAAGAAGGGCATTCGCCGCTTTGGCTCGCAGCTTTTGCCGATGGATGAAGCACTAGTTGAAGCTGTCATTGATATTTCTGGCCGTGCGTACTACGTCATGAATGGCGAGCCGGAAAACTTAGATTGGCAGATCATCGGCGGGCACTATGCCACGGTGATTAACCGGCACTTTTTTGAGACCTTTGCGATTCACTCACAAACCACCTTGCACGTCAATGTGCGTTATGGCCGCGACCCGCACCACATCACCGAAGCGGAGTACAAGGCTGTAGCGCGTGCGCTGCGCCAGGCAGTAGAAAGTGACCCACGGCAAACTGGGATACCTTCTACTAAGGGAGCTCTGTAGACTCCGCCGTGTACCTCGCTGTAATTTTGATGTTTATGGTTGCCGGCATGCTAGTCGGAGGAGCCTGGAGCGCCTATAAGCAAGGTTCAAAATTTTGGACAGTTATGGCAGCAGTCTTGGCTCTAGCCGCAGCTGGTGCCGCAATCGCGTGGATGATAGGAGAGATGCAATAATTGGCTAAAAACAGCAAGAGCTTCAACCGCAATCGACTTCACTCCCTCGATGACGCCACAACCCCTGCGCCGAAGCTAGGGCCAGATGCCACCCAGGCTCCTGAAAAGGTCACCTTGTGGAAGGTTCCTGGTTTCGCACCAACGATGGTGGCCGTGGCAGCAGCTTTTGGCGCTTGGTCGATCTTGCTTCCAGTTGTTCCAACGCAGGTCATTGAAGCCGGCGGTTCACCAGCTCTAGCGGGTGCATCCACCGGTATCTTCATGGCCGCGACTGTTCTCACACAGATTTTCACACCGTGGATGCTGCGGAAGTTCGGTTACCGCCGATTGATGGCGGTATCAGCGTTCATGCTCGGTGTGCCTGCATTGGGACACCTCTTGGGAACAGAAGCATGGGCGGTCTTGCTGTTTTCGGCTCTGCGTGGCACCGGTTTTGGTGCGCTGACCGTTGCGGAATCTGCGCTCATGGCGGAGCTAGTGCCGCTGAAATACCTCGGCAAAGCCACCGGCGTGCTCGGAGTCTTTGTCGGTGCTGCGCAAATGGTCTTCTTGCCCATTGGTCTGTACATGTCTTCCTCGCTGGGCTACGAGGTCACCTACATCACCGCTGCAGTCATAGCGGTTATCGCAGTTGGGATGGTCTTTAGAATCCCGGATATCCATCCCAGGACGGAAACTGAGGGGGCATCGACAAGCGAAAGTGCACGCCCACGCGTTTCCATCTGGAAACTGGTCTTGGTGCCAGCGTTGGGACTTAGCACAATTTCGATGAGCTACGGTCTGGTCTCGTCTTTCTTGCCAGCAACCGTGACCGATATTGACCCTGTCACCGGTGCGACTTTGGGCGGCATCATGCTCTCCATCGTCGGTGGTTCCGCGATGGTCTCGCGCTATTTTGCCGGCTCTGCCGCCGACCGTTTCGGTGAAGCCGGACGCCTCTACATCCCTGGCCAGCTCACATCCTTTGTTGGCATGGCACTGATGGCTGCGGCGATCCTTGCGGGCTGGTCGGTGTGGTGGCTGGTTGTTGCCGCCGCGCTATTTGGCATTGGCTTTGGTGTGGTGCAACAAGAAGCTTTGCTGTCGATGTTCCAGCGCCTACCGCGTACCCGCTCTTCTGAAGCCTCTGCGCTGTGGAATATCTCTTATGATGGCGGTACCGGTGTCGGCTCCATTGTGTTTGCGGGCGTGGTAGCCGGTGCTGGCTACGCTGGTGGTTATGCCGCCGGTGCCGTGGTCATCCTCATCGGAGTGGGACTGACCAGCTTGGACTACGTTGTTGGTAAACACCGTGTAACTGAATACGACAATATTAAAGCTCGCCTCAAGCGCCTGCGAAAGGAAAAATAAATAATGACTTCGAAATCCGTAGCCCTCCTTGATTACGGAGCCGGAAATCTGCGAAGTGCTCAGCGTGCTTTAGAACATGTTGGGGCGAATGTGACCGTAACATCCGATCCGAAAGTCGCGGTAGAAACTGATGGCCTGTTGGTACCAGGTGTGGGTGCGTATGCCGCGTGCATGGCAGGCCTGCGCGCGATTCACGGACCGCGCATCATCGGCCAGCGCCTGGCGGGTGGCCGTCCGGTTCTAGGAATTTGTGTGGGTATGCAGGTGCTTTTCGATGCCGGCAACGAGCACGGCATCCACACCGAAGGCTGCGGGGAGTGGCCAGGCCTGGTGGAACGCCTCGATGCGGAAGTCTTGCCGCACATGGGCTGGAATACCGTGAAGATGGAAAAAGATTCACAACTTTTTGCCGGCCTCGATGAAGATACCCGCTTTTATTTCGTGCACTCATACGGCGTGCGCCGCTGGGAATTAGAAACTGAAATCACCACGCCACCTACGGTGACGTGGGCGCAGCATGAGAAAGATCCGTTTGTGGCTGCGGTGGAAAATGGTCCTTTGTGGGCCACCCAATTTCACCCTGAAAAATCCGGCGAGGCTGGATTGCACCTCTTGCGTAACTGGTTGGAACAACTCTAGGTA
Protein-coding regions in this window:
- a CDS encoding TetR family transcriptional regulator encodes the protein MQLTREDIITTAVKLLNTYGFADMTMRRIATTLGVVPGALYWHVANKQALIAEIAASFITHLDGASTLELVANLRKILLAHRDGAELVTAALSQADSPTWTQLTEKFADALRETGADDSARRIAAETLVHLVLGTTVMDQNRAQLEELTKTSTADDADESTFADSSLLQGAEIIIAGVRQVTP
- the hisD gene encoding histidinol dehydrogenase; the protein is MLRVIDLRGRKLTTSQLRRIIPRGGVSVASVVEKVAPIVDDIQHRGAAAALKYCEQFDGIRPEAIRVPQQALDDAVKQLDPKIKEAIEVSIERVRKVHAEQKPASHTTSLGPDASVTEVFRPVERVGLYVPGGKAVYPSSVIMNTVPAQEAGASTLIVASPPQKEFGGLPHPTVLATCAILGVDEVWAVGGAQGIALLAYGDDEAELEPVDMVTGPGNIFVTAAKRLVRGLVGTDSEAGPTEIAVLADASANPVYVAYDLISQAEHDPMAASVLITDSETLADAVAKEIEQRYTATANAERAAEALRGEQSGIVLVDDIEQGIEVADAYAAEHLEVQTENARAVAERIKHAGAIFVGDYSPVPLGDYSAGSNHVLPTSGTARFSAGLSTQTFLRPVNIVEYGREGLAEVADAVVNFSNAENLPAHGEAIRARLEDN
- a CDS encoding histidinol-phosphate transaminase, which produces MTDNSSTNVSVDDLPLRDELRGKSAYGAPQLHVAYQLNTNENPYSPSEELIADLIAEVRKIARDLNRYPERDAVELRESLANYITGQTGVAVTKEQVWAANGSNEILQQLLQAFAGPGRKALGFTPSYSMHPILSGGTQTEFIECPRAEDFTIDITEALESIDKHAPDVVFITTPNNPTGDVTSLADIETLIQAAPGIVIVDEAYAEFSPSPSAVTLLEKYPTKLVVSRTMSKAFDFAGGRVGYFIAAPAFIEAVMLVRLPYHLSSLTQAAAVVALRHSEDTLSTVAKLSSERIRVVESLNKLGYKVIPSESNFVFFGEFEDQHEAWKKFLERDVLIRDVGITGFLRTTIGLPEENDAFLEAAAAIVKEI
- the hisB gene encoding imidazoleglycerol-phosphate dehydratase HisB produces the protein MTQRIGAAERKTSESDIRVEINLDGTGKSDISTGLPFFDHMLTAFATHGSFDLTVKAHGDIEIDAHHTVEDTAIVLGRAFADAIGDKKGIRRFGSQLLPMDEALVEAVIDISGRAYYVMNGEPENLDWQIIGGHYATVINRHFFETFAIHSQTTLHVNVRYGRDPHHITEAEYKAVARALRQAVESDPRQTGIPSTKGAL
- a CDS encoding MFS transporter, translating into MAKNSKSFNRNRLHSLDDATTPAPKLGPDATQAPEKVTLWKVPGFAPTMVAVAAAFGAWSILLPVVPTQVIEAGGSPALAGASTGIFMAATVLTQIFTPWMLRKFGYRRLMAVSAFMLGVPALGHLLGTEAWAVLLFSALRGTGFGALTVAESALMAELVPLKYLGKATGVLGVFVGAAQMVFLPIGLYMSSSLGYEVTYITAAVIAVIAVGMVFRIPDIHPRTETEGASTSESARPRVSIWKLVLVPALGLSTISMSYGLVSSFLPATVTDIDPVTGATLGGIMLSIVGGSAMVSRYFAGSAADRFGEAGRLYIPGQLTSFVGMALMAAAILAGWSVWWLVVAAALFGIGFGVVQQEALLSMFQRLPRTRSSEASALWNISYDGGTGVGSIVFAGVVAGAGYAGGYAAGAVVILIGVGLTSLDYVVGKHRVTEYDNIKARLKRLRKEK
- the hisH gene encoding imidazole glycerol phosphate synthase subunit HisH, encoding MTSKSVALLDYGAGNLRSAQRALEHVGANVTVTSDPKVAVETDGLLVPGVGAYAACMAGLRAIHGPRIIGQRLAGGRPVLGICVGMQVLFDAGNEHGIHTEGCGEWPGLVERLDAEVLPHMGWNTVKMEKDSQLFAGLDEDTRFYFVHSYGVRRWELETEITTPPTVTWAQHEKDPFVAAVENGPLWATQFHPEKSGEAGLHLLRNWLEQL